Within the Flavobacterium sp. N502536 genome, the region GTAGCCGGACCCAGCCAGCAAATAAGTCAGTCCTGGATTAATGGAAGAAGTTCTTTTCAAAAAATCTATTCTTATATTTTACAGCCCGACCGCAAAGGGACTGTAACGATCAAACAGGCCGCAATTGAATACAATGGTCAGGTTTACAAAACGGCACCTTTAAAGATTGTGGTAACCAATGCCGTTGCACAGGAAAGAGATCCGAATGACAGACCGCAAGGGTCCAGTACAGGCGATGAAATGCTCAATCTTGTAGCCGAAATTTCAAAGACAAATCCATATCTGAATGAACCGATTACCGTGGTATACAAGTTGTATTTCAATTATATCAATGTAACAGGCTTCAAAGAACTGGCAAAACCTAAATACAACGACTTCTGGAATCAGAATATCGATATCAAACAACTGGCTGTTGAACAGGGAAGTTATCAGGGACAAAGATGTTATTATGTCATCTTAAAAAAGACCATTTTATATCCTCAAAAATCAGGAAGGCTTACGATTGAACCGCTTTCACTTGACATAGGTGTGCAGCTACCAACCAACCGTCGTGATATGTTTGGTCAGATGATTGTAAGCGACGACAACAAAGTCGTTTCAGCAGGTGCTAAAACAATCAACGTACGTCCTTTGCCGGAAGCTACGAAACCTGAAGGTTTTGGAGGTGCGGTAGGTAAATTTAATTTTACGGTGACCCCTTCTAAAACAACTTTGAAAAACGGAGAAAGCCTTGACTTGTTTGTGAGTGCCACCGGAAACGGGAACATGAAATTGTTTACGTTGCCAAAACCTGTTGTGCCTAATGCCTTAGAAATGTACGATCCTGTACACGACGAAAAGGTAACCACTTCACTGTCGGGAATGTCTGGAAAAATTAGCGACAAATACACCATCATTCCACAATACAAAGGGAAGTATGCGATCAAACCGATGCAATTTTCTTATTTTGATTTGAGTACCGGTTCCTATAAAACGATCACTTCTCAGGAAATTATGATTGATGTTTTAGACGGTCCGATGCAGGCAGAAGCAAATGCTACGGCACACGCCTCTAAAAACGTAATTGCAAAAACAGAACAATTTAAATACATCAAGCCTAAAACAACTTTAGTAGCTATTGCTAAAAACGATTTCTACGGCTCTAATTTGTATTATATTTTATTGTACCTGCCTTTCGTTATTCTGCCAATTATTATTCTGGCGAAGAAACGAAAAGAAGCCATTGACGGTGATGTAACCGGAAACCGTATTAAAATGAACAACAAGCTGGCGAAGAAATATTTATCTGAAGCTAAAAAACAGCTTAACAACAAAGAACCATTTTATATCGCGCTGGAAAAAGCAATGCACAATTTCCTGAAAGCGAAACTGCATATTGAAACCTCAGAAATGAGTAAGGATAATATTCGCGAATTGTTACTGTCCAGAAGTGCCAACCCGGAATCTGTACAGAGTTTTATTGATCTGACCGAAAACTGTGAATTCGCAAGATACGCTCCGGCATCAAGCGCGTCAATCCAGCAGGATTTTGACAAAGCTGTTTTGATCATTTCGGATTTAGAAAAGCAAATTGTTTAAACTTAAATAAACTCAAATCCGACTGGTTTTAAAAACGGGTCGGGTTTAAAAGAAATAAAATGAAAAACATAGTCTTGTACCTTTTTTTATTAATTACTCAGGTTTTCTTTGCTCAGAGCAGCTTTGAAAAGGGAAATGCGTTGTATCAAAAAGGACAATATCAACAAGCCGTTGATGTATATGAAAGCATTATCAAAGAAGACAAACAGCAATCGGCAGAAT harbors:
- a CDS encoding BatD family protein; translation: MKRYLILLLFTFQGLMAQVQFEAKVSKNTLGVNERLRIDFIMNVDGDNFDQPTFDGFKIVAGPSQQISQSWINGRSSFQKIYSYILQPDRKGTVTIKQAAIEYNGQVYKTAPLKIVVTNAVAQERDPNDRPQGSSTGDEMLNLVAEISKTNPYLNEPITVVYKLYFNYINVTGFKELAKPKYNDFWNQNIDIKQLAVEQGSYQGQRCYYVILKKTILYPQKSGRLTIEPLSLDIGVQLPTNRRDMFGQMIVSDDNKVVSAGAKTINVRPLPEATKPEGFGGAVGKFNFTVTPSKTTLKNGESLDLFVSATGNGNMKLFTLPKPVVPNALEMYDPVHDEKVTTSLSGMSGKISDKYTIIPQYKGKYAIKPMQFSYFDLSTGSYKTITSQEIMIDVLDGPMQAEANATAHASKNVIAKTEQFKYIKPKTTLVAIAKNDFYGSNLYYILLYLPFVILPIIILAKKRKEAIDGDVTGNRIKMNNKLAKKYLSEAKKQLNNKEPFYIALEKAMHNFLKAKLHIETSEMSKDNIRELLLSRSANPESVQSFIDLTENCEFARYAPASSASIQQDFDKAVLIISDLEKQIV